A stretch of [Clostridium] innocuum DNA encodes these proteins:
- a CDS encoding HD domain-containing protein: MRKLHDIIRRCKDEYNFYLFWVEHNIFLAMPLEIKYNGFKRNDAMIRKKRMFTTVEEWSSAYDSYYGVIRQINQKLHEISLTKGKAFETWLQDYKKYSKQMRQMYQKETDFIQEYLQYYIDHPSRWQKEEAASLLTYLFINCMRLEDTHMIYAAALSLLEYYSSRQNRVAEMKCYYILAICLHDLDVFHFHKEILQYCEMVIVRYEELYVTLSDMEKSYGLSIYDLLSVCRYEMLHADEQFSSFLKEVILQEQEHAIAMVERFMREADMTKPYNAVLPLIRSNMLSSFSDLAIKLQKKAYTSDIADYMYEKSKRLCGSYTAKGTPEEIHERISYLMSIRVHEQLPEDMLFAVMKQEMERLPSSITGKNFNYDNSLIEVWICILNSLRTLIQEGHEEYRAFFEEQLDRFAQVLASIPFGKKLEHIADTAIYDFVCSQLSYFHDDEKVLAYVLRLLVFRQVQTGIHSLMVSDAASLITQAMLRSRADLLIGQLNCMSEEEVQHKAAQFLEYIRIGALLHDIGKVCCSSVVNMQYRRLSAVEYKTIQFHPQSSAEILLRIPQLACFYDMAVGHHKSYDGKSGYPKDFHIEASPQKIFIDMIAICDSLDAATDSYGRNYAKAKKFETVVRELRSRAGTQYSGVIVDLICEDEALRSQLKDLLENRRDEACRKTFWILNADIKDIAAAIRKTSCWRNG; this comes from the coding sequence TTGAGAAAGCTGCATGATATCATCAGGCGATGTAAGGATGAATACAACTTTTATCTGTTTTGGGTAGAACATAATATTTTTCTGGCAATGCCATTGGAAATAAAGTACAATGGATTTAAAAGGAATGATGCTATGATACGTAAAAAACGAATGTTTACTACGGTAGAGGAATGGAGCAGCGCATATGACAGCTATTACGGAGTGATCCGGCAGATCAATCAGAAGCTCCACGAAATCTCTCTTACAAAAGGTAAGGCGTTTGAAACATGGCTTCAGGATTATAAAAAGTATTCCAAGCAAATGCGTCAAATGTATCAGAAGGAAACGGATTTCATACAGGAATATTTACAATATTACATCGATCATCCATCCCGCTGGCAAAAGGAGGAGGCTGCTTCCCTACTGACGTACCTGTTTATCAACTGTATGCGTCTGGAGGACACGCATATGATTTACGCAGCTGCGCTTTCTCTGCTTGAGTATTACTCATCAAGGCAAAACAGAGTAGCTGAGATGAAATGCTATTATATTCTTGCAATCTGTCTGCACGATCTGGATGTTTTCCATTTTCATAAAGAAATTCTTCAGTACTGTGAAATGGTGATTGTACGGTATGAAGAGCTTTATGTTACCTTAAGTGATATGGAAAAGAGTTATGGGTTGAGCATCTATGACCTTCTGAGCGTATGCCGTTATGAAATGCTTCATGCGGATGAGCAGTTTTCGTCATTTCTCAAAGAGGTTATCCTGCAGGAGCAGGAGCATGCCATTGCGATGGTGGAACGGTTTATGCGTGAGGCAGATATGACGAAGCCGTATAATGCTGTATTGCCACTGATTCGTTCCAATATGCTGTCCAGCTTTTCTGATCTGGCAATAAAGCTGCAGAAGAAAGCTTATACCTCGGATATTGCGGATTACATGTATGAAAAAAGTAAGAGGCTTTGCGGCTCTTATACAGCTAAGGGTACGCCGGAGGAAATACATGAAAGAATCAGCTATTTGATGTCAATTCGTGTCCATGAGCAGTTGCCGGAGGATATGCTGTTTGCGGTAATGAAACAGGAAATGGAACGACTCCCTTCCAGCATCACAGGGAAGAATTTTAATTATGATAATTCTTTAATAGAGGTATGGATCTGTATCCTGAACAGTCTGCGGACACTGATACAGGAAGGGCATGAGGAATATCGTGCTTTCTTTGAAGAACAGCTGGATCGCTTTGCTCAAGTGCTGGCCTCCATTCCCTTTGGCAAAAAGCTGGAGCATATCGCAGATACAGCAATATATGATTTTGTCTGTTCCCAGTTATCCTATTTCCATGATGATGAAAAGGTGCTGGCTTATGTTTTGCGGCTGCTTGTTTTCCGGCAGGTACAGACAGGAATTCACTCCCTTATGGTCAGCGATGCAGCCAGTCTGATAACGCAAGCCATGTTGCGAAGCCGGGCGGACTTGCTGATCGGACAGCTGAATTGCATGAGCGAGGAGGAGGTACAGCATAAAGCTGCACAATTTCTGGAATATATTCGTATCGGTGCTTTGCTTCATGATATTGGAAAGGTGTGCTGCAGCAGTGTTGTGAATATGCAGTACCGCCGATTAAGTGCTGTTGAGTATAAAACCATTCAGTTTCATCCGCAAAGCAGTGCGGAAATTCTATTGCGGATACCGCAGCTGGCCTGCTTTTATGATATGGCAGTCGGACATCATAAGAGTTATGACGGAAAGTCCGGATATCCAAAGGATTTTCATATAGAAGCTTCGCCGCAGAAGATATTTATTGATATGATAGCAATTTGTGATTCACTAGATGCTGCCACGGACAGCTATGGCAGAAATTATGCAAAGGCAAAGAAGTTTGAAACGGTGGTTCGAGAGCTTCGCAGCAGAGCGGGAACACAGTATTCCGGAGTCATCGTAGATTTGATTTGTGAGGATGAAGCCTTAAGAAGCCAGCTGAAGGATTTGCTGGAAAACCGCAGAGATGAAGCTTGCAGAAAGACATTCTGGATTTTAAATGCAGATATAAAGGATATTGCTGCTGCAATTAGGAAGACTTCATGCTGGCGAAACGGTTAA
- a CDS encoding RNA methyltransferase, whose product MKITSLTNAKVKQWAKYKEKKYREKDQRFLVEGEHLIEEAARAGLVEAVLVEIGKAHAFVEYPVYEVTKDILRKLESSVSGTWIMAVCHMPQYHDAEFGKRVIVLDDVQDPGNVGTIIRTAVSFGYDAVLLSAHSCDVYNEKVIRSTQGALFHIPVIRGDVQAMLMSLKQKGTRILATSLHNASALREIAVPDAFALVFGNEGKGVSEEVLRLADTHVFIEMHTFESLNVAVAAGICMYAFKK is encoded by the coding sequence ATGAAGATTACATCACTGACCAATGCAAAGGTAAAACAATGGGCAAAATATAAGGAAAAGAAATATCGTGAAAAGGATCAGCGATTTCTGGTAGAAGGGGAACATCTGATTGAAGAAGCTGCGAGAGCCGGCTTGGTCGAGGCTGTACTTGTGGAGATTGGAAAAGCACATGCATTTGTGGAATATCCGGTGTATGAGGTCACGAAGGACATTCTGCGGAAGCTGGAAAGCAGTGTATCCGGTACCTGGATTATGGCCGTATGCCATATGCCGCAATACCATGATGCAGAATTTGGTAAACGGGTTATCGTACTGGATGATGTGCAGGATCCGGGGAATGTCGGAACCATCATTCGAACTGCCGTATCCTTTGGATATGATGCAGTCCTGTTGTCTGCACACAGCTGTGATGTATACAATGAAAAGGTGATACGTTCCACACAGGGAGCCTTGTTTCACATTCCGGTGATTCGAGGTGATGTGCAGGCTATGCTGATGAGTTTGAAGCAGAAGGGTACCAGAATTCTTGCGACTTCTCTGCACAATGCCTCGGCACTTCGTGAAATTGCAGTGCCTGATGCATTTGCACTTGTGTTTGGCAATGAAGGAAAGGGTGTCAGCGAGGAGGTTCTGCGGTTGGCGGATACTCATGTGTTTATCGAGATGCATACCTTTGA
- the ileS gene encoding isoleucine--tRNA ligase, with amino-acid sequence MEYKDTLLMPKTRFEMRGKLPTKEPNFQKRWKESEIYEKMLENREGCEAFVLHDGPPYANGDIHLGHALNKILKDVIVRNRYMAGYKVPYVPGWDTHGLPIETAIQKLGHNRKEMELSDFRKLCYDYALEQVDRQKKGFLSLGVVGDYDHPYITLTKDFEAHQIEIFASMAMDGLIYKGLKPVYWSPSSETALAEAEIEYKDIKSPTIFVKFAVKDGKGVLDSDTSFVIWTTTPWTIPANLGICLNKDYTYALVESEKGKLIVLEELVDALWEKFGLETKKKLATYKGSELEMITCQHPLYDRESLVILGDHVTADAGTGCVHTAPGFGADDFFIGQKYGLPAYCNVDEHGCMMEDAGDWLKGQYVDDANKTVTQRLDAMGALLKLEFITHSYPHDWRTKKPIIFRATTQWFASIDKIREKLLTEIANVDWIPKWGQQRMHNMIADRGDWCISRQRAWGVPIPIFYAEDDTPIMDEAVFAHVAELFREHGSNIWFEKEAKELLPQGYTHTGSPNGEFRKETDTMDVWFDSGSSHTGAMMERGLGYPADLYFEGSDQYRGWFNSSLIIGTAVHGHSPYKQVLSHGFVMDGKGVKMSKSQWNAVAPGEITKKYGADILRLWATSVDYQADCSMSDEILKQISEQYRKVRNTFRFMLANVNPEEDFTKEDLVDINELPELDKYILVLLNEVNEKAMKAYKEYRFADITNMLSNLMTNELSAYYMDYTKDILYIEKKDAPRRRQVQTVLWHAVNTLVRLWAPILVHTCEEVNDFFHTEAESIHLGSFAQALDVQGADTIKADMERMMAIRQDIFKALEEARAEKVIGKSLEAHVMINVSDEDRALIEKLCGNHFNQWLIVSKVSFSVDELKQYEVCQVEVEKCEGKVCPRCWNITDSHAEDGLCERCAEVLEQK; translated from the coding sequence ATGGAATACAAGGATACACTGTTAATGCCGAAGACAAGGTTTGAAATGCGTGGGAAATTACCGACAAAGGAGCCAAACTTTCAGAAACGCTGGAAGGAAAGCGAAATCTATGAAAAAATGCTGGAGAACCGTGAGGGCTGTGAAGCGTTTGTTTTGCATGACGGGCCACCGTATGCGAACGGGGATATCCATCTGGGACATGCCCTGAATAAGATTTTGAAGGATGTCATTGTCCGTAACCGCTATATGGCCGGTTACAAGGTGCCGTATGTGCCGGGCTGGGATACGCATGGCTTGCCGATTGAAACTGCAATTCAGAAGCTGGGACATAACCGCAAGGAGATGGAATTATCCGATTTCCGCAAGCTGTGCTATGACTATGCGCTGGAACAGGTGGACCGTCAGAAAAAGGGATTTTTATCACTGGGTGTTGTCGGCGATTACGATCATCCGTATATCACACTGACCAAGGATTTTGAAGCACATCAGATTGAAATTTTTGCCTCCATGGCGATGGACGGTCTGATTTATAAGGGATTGAAGCCGGTTTACTGGAGTCCTTCCAGTGAAACCGCACTGGCGGAAGCGGAAATTGAATACAAGGATATCAAAAGCCCGACGATTTTCGTGAAATTTGCGGTGAAGGATGGCAAGGGTGTTCTGGACAGCGATACTTCCTTTGTCATCTGGACAACGACACCATGGACCATTCCTGCCAATCTGGGAATCTGTCTGAATAAGGACTACACCTATGCGCTTGTGGAAAGCGAAAAGGGCAAGCTGATCGTTCTGGAAGAGCTGGTGGATGCGTTGTGGGAGAAGTTTGGTCTGGAAACAAAGAAGAAGCTGGCAACCTATAAGGGAAGCGAGCTGGAAATGATCACCTGTCAGCATCCGCTGTATGATCGCGAATCCCTGGTAATTCTGGGGGATCATGTAACGGCAGATGCAGGTACCGGCTGTGTACATACGGCACCGGGCTTTGGTGCCGATGACTTCTTCATCGGACAGAAATACGGTCTGCCTGCGTATTGCAATGTGGATGAGCACGGCTGCATGATGGAGGATGCCGGTGACTGGCTGAAGGGACAGTATGTCGATGATGCCAACAAGACGGTAACACAGAGACTGGATGCAATGGGCGCATTGTTAAAGCTGGAGTTCATTACGCACTCCTATCCGCATGACTGGAGAACAAAGAAGCCGATTATCTTCCGTGCAACAACGCAGTGGTTTGCGTCCATTGATAAGATTCGTGAAAAGCTGCTGACAGAGATTGCGAATGTTGACTGGATTCCGAAGTGGGGACAGCAGCGTATGCACAATATGATTGCTGATCGCGGTGACTGGTGTATTTCCCGGCAGCGTGCATGGGGTGTTCCGATTCCGATTTTCTATGCGGAGGATGATACGCCGATTATGGATGAGGCTGTATTTGCCCATGTGGCAGAGCTGTTCCGTGAGCATGGCAGCAATATCTGGTTTGAAAAGGAAGCGAAGGAGCTGTTGCCGCAGGGCTATACACATACAGGCTCCCCAAATGGAGAATTCCGCAAGGAAACCGATACGATGGATGTATGGTTTGACTCCGGAAGCTCTCATACCGGAGCCATGATGGAACGCGGACTGGGCTATCCTGCCGATCTGTATTTCGAGGGCAGCGATCAGTATCGCGGATGGTTCAATTCCTCCTTGATCATCGGTACAGCTGTGCATGGACACTCTCCTTACAAGCAGGTACTGAGCCACGGCTTCGTTATGGATGGCAAGGGTGTGAAAATGAGCAAATCACAGTGGAATGCGGTAGCACCGGGAGAAATCACGAAGAAATACGGTGCGGATATCCTGCGTCTGTGGGCGACAAGTGTCGATTATCAAGCGGACTGCAGTATGTCGGATGAGATTTTAAAGCAGATCAGCGAGCAGTACCGCAAGGTGCGCAATACGTTCCGCTTCATGCTTGCCAATGTCAATCCGGAAGAGGATTTCACAAAAGAGGATCTTGTGGATATCAACGAGCTGCCGGAGCTGGACAAATATATTCTGGTCCTGTTGAATGAAGTGAATGAAAAAGCAATGAAGGCATATAAGGAATACCGTTTTGCGGATATCACCAATATGCTGAGCAATCTGATGACGAACGAGCTGTCTGCCTATTACATGGATTATACGAAGGATATCCTGTATATTGAGAAAAAGGATGCGCCTAGACGTCGTCAGGTACAGACGGTGCTGTGGCATGCGGTCAACACGCTGGTTCGCCTGTGGGCACCCATCCTCGTGCACACCTGTGAGGAGGTCAACGACTTCTTCCATACCGAAGCAGAAAGTATCCATCTGGGAAGCTTTGCACAGGCACTGGATGTACAGGGTGCTGATACAATCAAAGCGGATATGGAACGCATGATGGCAATTCGCCAGGATATTTTCAAGGCCCTGGAGGAAGCACGTGCGGAAAAGGTGATTGGTAAGTCTCTGGAAGCACATGTGATGATCAATGTGAGCGATGAAGACCGTGCACTGATTGAGAAGCTGTGCGGAAATCATTTCAACCAGTGGCTGATCGTTTCCAAGGTCAGCTTCTCCGTGGATGAATTGAAGCAGTATGAAGTGTGTCAGGTAGAAGTTGAGAAGTGTGAAGGCAAGGTTTGTCCAAGATGCTGGAATATTACGGATTCCCATGCGGAGGATGGCTTGTGTGAGCGCTGTGCAGAGGTGCTGGAGCAGAAGTAA